From Hemiscyllium ocellatum isolate sHemOce1 chromosome 40, sHemOce1.pat.X.cur, whole genome shotgun sequence, one genomic window encodes:
- the LOC132834537 gene encoding erythroblast NAD(P)(+)--arginine ADP-ribosyltransferase-like, translated as MMRMQLLGQILLLSLCLENQRTSALKAPGKWINLDMAKNSAAYIFTQEETTDQAAIDYIRKEWQDQRDFLQVWELANRSLGHNCIIPPGLRREHLIAINAYTQESSLYKEFNAATRKYGASDAIYQTKFHFKSFHYLLSVALAKFQQKQRITFRGVRILFNATKGEEVRLGQFSSTSLMRSIAISFMNRLSDANTLFEIRTKLGVFISEFSTMKSEEEVLIPPTEVFEVEDTPLWEKQGSKKWIKIKLASRGSKGIRVTVDTCNGAFKVSRRKSNCSKLGQRLRGRKPSWLSNKKLIAN; from the exons ATGATGAGAATGCAGCTTTTGGGGCAAATCCTTCTTCTTTCTCTGTGTTTGGAGA ACCAGCGAACTTCAGCTCTGAAAGCTCCGGGAAAATGGATCAATCTGGACATGGCAAAGAATTCGGCCGCTTATATATTCACCCAGGAAGAGACCACCGACCAGGCAGCAATTGATTACATCAGAAAGGAATGGCAAGACCAAAGAGATTTTCTCCAAGTATGGGAACTTGCAAACAGAAGTTTGGGGCACAATTGCATCATACCACCAGGATTGCGCAGGGAGCATTTGATAGCTATTAACGCTTACACTCAAGAATCCAGTTTATATAAGGAATTTAATGCAGCCACCAGAAAGTATGGAGCAAGCGACGCCATCTATCAAACGAAATTCCATTTCAAAAGTTTCCATTATCTCCTCTCTGTAGCACTAGCTAAGTTTCAGCAAAAACAGCGCATCACCTTCAGGGGAGTTCGGATCCTATTCAACGCTACAAAGGGAGAGGAAGTCCGGCTGGGCCAGTTTTCTTCGACCTCCTTAATGCGTTCAATAGCCATTAGCTTCATGAACAGACTGTCGGATGCCAACACGCTATTCGAAATAAGGACCAAGCTGGGAGTGTTCATCAGTGAATTTTCGACTATGAAAAGTGAAGAAGAAGTCCTCATTCCACCTACCGAGGTCTTTGAAGTTGAAGACACGCCGCTGTGGGAAAAACAAGGCAGTAAGAAGTGGATCAAGATTAAACTAGCTTCGAGAGGGAGCAAGGGTATCAGGGTGACAGTTGACACATGCAATGGCGCATTCAAAGTCAGCAGAAGGAAAAGCAACTGCTCCAAACTTGGTCAGCGCTTACGAGGCAGAAAGCCGTCCTGGCTCAGCAATAAGAAGCTGATAGCTAACTGA